In a single window of the Bradyrhizobium erythrophlei genome:
- a CDS encoding ATP phosphoribosyltransferase regulatory subunit: protein MTLTAAPRATGSAAWADALLLSFAQAGYIQAEPAILQPAEPFLDLSGEDIRKSLYLTTDASGEELCLRPDLTIPVARDYLASSRAGQPAGFSYLGPVFRYRGGRPSEFLQAGIESFGRQDRAAADAEMLALALEATAAFGLTEVEIRTGDVALFIALIDALDLYPVWRRRLIKDFNRKTSLAQDLERLTLATGPGHNEYEGVLAALAGSDRKAALALVTDLMSIAGATNVGGRSVSEIADRFLEQSTLKGGALPRDALELIKRFLAISGDPDDAIVRLRALAADARLDISAAIDQFESRVGFMAARGIDTGLTRFSTSFGRGLDYYTGFEFELQRKGNGVEPLVAGGRYDGLMTQLGAPTPIPAVGFSVWIESLTQAGRQPAASGSSRSAS from the coding sequence ATGACCTTGACCGCCGCCCCTCGTGCGACCGGATCCGCAGCCTGGGCGGATGCGCTGCTATTGTCGTTCGCGCAGGCCGGCTACATCCAGGCCGAACCGGCGATCCTGCAGCCCGCCGAGCCGTTCCTTGACCTCTCCGGCGAGGACATCCGGAAAAGCCTCTATTTGACCACCGATGCCAGCGGTGAGGAGCTGTGTCTTCGACCGGATCTCACGATTCCGGTGGCGCGCGACTATCTCGCCTCGAGCCGCGCCGGCCAGCCCGCCGGATTCAGCTATCTCGGGCCGGTGTTTCGCTATCGTGGCGGGCGGCCGAGCGAATTCCTGCAGGCCGGCATCGAATCCTTCGGACGGCAGGACCGCGCCGCGGCCGATGCGGAAATGCTGGCGCTGGCGCTCGAGGCGACCGCCGCGTTCGGGTTGACCGAGGTCGAAATTCGCACCGGCGACGTGGCGCTGTTCATCGCGCTGATCGATGCGCTCGATCTCTACCCGGTATGGCGGCGGCGGCTGATCAAGGATTTCAACCGCAAGACCAGCCTGGCGCAGGATCTGGAGCGGCTCACGCTCGCGACCGGACCCGGCCACAACGAATATGAAGGCGTGCTGGCAGCCCTTGCGGGCTCCGACCGCAAGGCGGCGCTGGCGCTGGTCACCGACCTGATGTCGATCGCCGGCGCAACCAATGTCGGCGGCCGCTCGGTTTCGGAAATCGCCGATCGCTTCCTCGAACAATCGACGCTGAAGGGCGGCGCGCTGCCGCGCGACGCGCTGGAGCTGATCAAGCGTTTCCTCGCGATCTCGGGCGACCCCGACGATGCGATCGTGCGGTTGCGCGCGCTGGCCGCCGACGCCAGGCTCGACATTTCAGCCGCGATCGATCAGTTCGAAAGCCGCGTCGGCTTCATGGCCGCGCGCGGCATCGATACCGGCCTGACCCGATTTTCGACCTCGTTCGGGCGCGGCCTCGACTATTACACCGGTTTCGAGTTCGAACTGCAGCGCAAGGGCAACGGCGTCGAGCCTTTGGTGGCGGGCGGACGCTATGACGGACTGATGACCCAGCTTGGCGCACCCACCCCGATCCCCGCGGTCGGATTTTCGGTCTGGATCGAAAGCCTGACGCAAGCGGGGCGCCAGCCTGCGGCAAGCGGCTCGAGCAGGAGCGCGTCATGA
- a CDS encoding 16S rRNA (uracil(1498)-N(3))-methyltransferase — protein MPPLDFRSLRLFVDAALAPGETVALERSQSNYLGNVLRLSEGGTILAFNGRDGEWQASIRGRKRPDSLNIIARTRPQDRLPDLAYVFAPLKHARLDYMVQKAVEMGASSLQPVLTRFTQVSRVNGERMRANVIEAAEQCGILGIADVAEPVPLDRYLSQRQAQRLLVFCDEAAETTNPLRALQSELTVANGIDVLIGPEGGFAEEERALLLRQPRTLRLSLGPRILRADTAAVAALALVQAALGDWTGPAPGG, from the coding sequence ATGCCCCCACTCGATTTTCGCAGTCTGCGGCTGTTTGTCGATGCCGCGCTGGCACCGGGAGAAACCGTCGCGCTGGAACGAAGCCAGAGCAATTATCTCGGCAACGTGCTGCGGCTTTCCGAAGGCGGGACCATTTTGGCGTTCAACGGACGCGATGGCGAATGGCAGGCTTCGATTCGGGGCCGCAAACGGCCGGACAGCTTGAATATTATTGCCCGGACCCGGCCGCAGGACCGCCTGCCCGACCTCGCTTACGTCTTTGCGCCGCTGAAACATGCCCGGCTCGACTACATGGTGCAGAAGGCGGTCGAGATGGGAGCCTCGTCGCTGCAGCCGGTGCTGACGCGATTCACCCAGGTCAGCCGGGTCAACGGCGAACGGATGCGGGCCAATGTCATCGAGGCGGCCGAGCAGTGCGGCATCCTCGGCATTGCCGATGTCGCCGAGCCGGTGCCGCTCGATCGTTATCTCAGCCAGCGCCAGGCCCAGCGCCTGCTGGTATTCTGCGACGAGGCCGCGGAAACGACAAATCCGTTGCGGGCGCTGCAAAGCGAGCTGACGGTTGCAAACGGGATCGATGTCCTGATCGGCCCCGAAGGCGGATTTGCCGAGGAAGAGCGCGCGCTCCTGCTGCGGCAGCCGCGAACCCTCAGGCTTTCGCTGGGGCCCAGAATCCTGCGTGCCGACACTGCGGCGGTGGCAGCGCTCGCCTTGGTACAGGCGGCACTCGGCGACTGGACCGGGCCCGCCCCGGGCGGGTAG